ACGTGGTTGGTAAAGCAGGCTTTCGGAGACTCTGTTGTTTGATTGCGCCAGAGTGCTTGCTGCCGAGCCCATAAGAAAGCATAGACTTACTGCAAGTCTGATCAGCATTGCAGGTGTGTGAGTTAAATTCAGGCTGTGCCTCATGTTATTCTTGCTCTTATAAGGCACAGCTGTGCTCGTATTATTCTGGCTTAGCGTCGGTTCATAAAGGCAAGACGTTCAAACAGATGTACGTCCTGTTCGTTTTTAAGGAGCGCGCCATGGAGTGGTGGGATGATCTTACGGCTTTCTGTTTCTTTGAGAGTATCGGGATCTATATCCTCATTCAGAAGCAGTTTGATCCAGTCCAGCAGCTCAGAGGTCGATGGTTTTTTCTTCAAACCCGGAATATCGCGCAGATTGTAAAACGAGTTGAGGGCTTCCTTCAAAAGGCGGTCTTTGATCTTCCCGAAATGAACATTGACGATCTCCCTCATCGTTTCCGCATCTGGAAATTTGATGAAGTGGAAGAAGCAGCGGCGCAGGAATGCATCAGGCAAATCTTTTTCGTTGTTCGAGGTGATGATGACAATCGGGCGCTGACGCGCTTTGATCACTTCGCCAGTCTCGTAAACGTAGAACTCCATGCGATCGAGTTCTTGTAAAAGGTCGTTCGGAAACTCGATGTCTGCTTTGTCGATCTCGTCAATCAGGAGAACCGGGCGCTCGTCCATCTCGAAAGCAGTCCAAAGCTTACCCTTGCGAATGTAGTTTCCGATGTCTTTGACGCGTTCATCACCCAACTGGCTGTCGCGCAGACGAGAAACTGCATCGTAC
The window above is part of the Pseudovibrio sp. Tun.PSC04-5.I4 genome. Proteins encoded here:
- a CDS encoding MoxR family ATPase; translated protein: MKFEGTSQYVATEDLRIAVNAAITLERPLLVKGEPGTGKTVLAKEIADSLGRPFLEWNVKSTTKAQQGLYEYDAVSRLRDSQLGDERVKDIGNYIRKGKLWTAFEMDERPVLLIDEIDKADIEFPNDLLQELDRMEFYVYETGEVIKARQRPIVIITSNNEKDLPDAFLRRCFFHFIKFPDAETMREIVNVHFGKIKDRLLKEALNSFYNLRDIPGLKKKPSTSELLDWIKLLLNEDIDPDTLKETESRKIIPPLHGALLKNEQDVHLFERLAFMNRR